From the Hordeum vulgare subsp. vulgare chromosome 1H, MorexV3_pseudomolecules_assembly, whole genome shotgun sequence genome, the window TACTTTCGGGTCTGCAATAGATGAATGGAAAAACTCGATACATCAAAACAGACAAGGCAGCGACAAGTACTAGAGCGATCATTATTGCACATACTATAGTAAGGTACTCCAGATGATTATTCATGTTTGCCTGTTTTCAGCTTTCACTAAGCATAAAGTGCATAATACAGGAAACAATGCAACTATTCCAAGTATGTGAGGTAAATTACTTATACGAGCTTACATGATATTTGAACCGATAGCCTCAACGCCAGGACCAGTGTTCTTCGAAGAATCTAGATGTTCTTGTTTATTCTCTGTAATATCTGATGTCGATAACCTTTTCTTCTTCCCTCTACTGTTTAAAATTAGAAGTAATTAATCCCAGTCCAATGTGTTGAGGGAAGAAaaacatactccctctgttccataatataagagcgtttattaCACTAGTGTAGTGTAAAaagcgctcttatattatgggacggagggaataGCATATAAATTAATGAGTTTTAACAAATGGCATCATTAACATTCAGTAATCAGTTCTTGATGTATATGAAGCTGATTGAGCTCACCTAAGAAGAGATCCTATGGTCTCATCATCAGAATCTGTGCCCTGTGAAGTCTCTTGATGCTGTGATATACTGGGTACAAGATCCACGGACAGCAGCTCCTTATTTTTGGTTCTGCAATAGATGAAGGGGAACACTCAGCGTGTCAAAAAAGAAGGCAGCATCAAATACTATAGTAATTATTATTGGACATGATATAGTAAGGTACTCTCGCTGGTTATTGACTGTTGTCAGTTTTCACTAAGCATAAGTGCATAATATGGAAACAATATAAGAGAAAACATACACCCTTGGATATTAAGCTATTCCAAGTATGTGAGGTATATAACTTATAGGAGCTTACATGACATTTGAACTGATAGTCCCAGCGCCCAGAGCAATGTTCTTCGGGGAATCTAGGTGTTCTTGTTTATTCTCTGTAATATCTGATGTCGATAACCTTTTCTTCTTCCCTCTACTGATTAAAAATAGAAGTAATTAATCCCAGTCCAATGTGTTGAGGGAAGAAAAACATAGCATGTAAATTAATGAGTTTTAACAATTGGCATCATGAACATTCAGTAATCAGTTCTTGATGTATATGAAGctgatttttttttagaaaaggaggcatcgccccggcctctgcatcgagtgatgcatgcagcctTGTATATGAAGCTGATTGAGCTCACCTAAGAAGAGATCCTATGGTCTCATCATCAGAATCTGTGCCCTGCGAAGTCTCTTGATGCTGTGATATACTGGGTACAAGATCCACGGACGGCAGCTCCTTATTTTTGGTTCTGCAATAGATGAAGGGGAACATTCAGCGTGTCAAAAAAGAAGGCAGCATCAAGTACTATAGTAATTATTATTGGAGATGATATAGTAAGATACTCTCACTGGTTATTGACTGTTTTCAGTTTTCACTAGGCATAAGTGCATAATATAGAAACAATATAAGAGAAAACATACACCCTCGGATATTAAGATATTCCAAGTATGTGAGGTATATAACTTATAGGAGCTTACATGACATTTGAACCTATAGTCTCAACGCCCGGAGCAATGTTCTTCGAAGAATCTAGGTGTTCTTGTTTATTCTCTGTAACATCTGATATCGATAACCTTTTCTTCTTTCCTCTACTGTTTAAAATAAAAGTAGTTAGTCCTAGTAAAATGTGTTGAGGGAAGAAAATCATAGCATATAAATCAATGAGTTTTAACAACTGGCATCATGAACATTCAGTGATCAGTTTTTTATGTATATGAAGCTGAATGAGCTTACCTAAGCAGAGATCCTATGGTCTCATCATCAGAATATGTCCCTTGCGGAGCCTCTTGATGCCGTGATTTACTCCGTGAAAGGTCCACTGAAGGCGGCTCCTTATTTTTGGTTCTGCCATAGATGAAGAGAAACACTCAATATGTCAAAACAGACAAAGACACAGCATAAAACTATTTCACATATCTGTGGCATGTTCACTCTCAGTTCTTAGGAAGGGAAAATGCAACCTAGAGTCCTAAATTAGTTGCATATTTTGCCTATGATGAAACTAAGAAAAACTAACTTGACAATACATGCTATGGACTGTAGTCTAAAGAATAAATGACATACAAGATCAAATAATATGATTCTATTTTGCAGAAGCAACTGTTTTTTCATACATCCCATGGCATTTCAGTCGTAATCACTGGCAACTTCAAATAGAGTTAAGCAAAAATATCGACATTCTTTATTGATTTCAATTACATGCTGGCAAAATTTCCAGCCATTTTCATCAATCATACTTTCTGATATAAAGGCTTTTTTAATAGCAAAACAGTTTTTTTGTAGCACACACAAAAGCTTTGCATATCCTTTTATTAAGGGCAAAACAAACGCAAAGAAAAAAATATCATGCCAATAAAATTAACTCATGAAAGCAACTCAATGCGGGAATTTACCTGGCCTTAAGTGCTTGCAATGTTTCTTCATCAGATGATACTGGatgattatcgttgttgtcatccttACTGCTTAACCGATGTAGTCTTTTCCTTCTGCGCCTGAAAATGCAAGCTAGACTTAATGACAAGTAACAACCAATTAGCTATTAAATCACACTAATTTATTTTCAGAATGTGCTTAGGGCATTGTATGCACTAGTTCTGACATCTTTAACATGCCAAATTGAGTGTTCCATCTTACTGCTAACTGTGCATAACTGAATGTCAAGCTTGTAATACAGGTTCACAGCCATGGAGGAAGAATGGCACAGCTCATCCTTTATAATACTCACCGTGTGCTTTCTGGCTGGGGATCATCCAGCATGTCGTTTTGCGGTTGTGCAACCAGACCTTCTGCTGAAAGAGATGCCTCTGGAACTTTTGTCCTCCTAGTGACATTCCTGAGACCTAGCTGTGTAAGCTTTCGAGAAATTTGAGCCGACGATATCTTTCCACTGGGATCTAGAGCTTCAGCAATTAGATGACTGCATTTGCGGTCATCCTTATATCTGTAACATACAAGGAATAAACATTCGGGGATCATCATGTGATTCATGCCCAAGTACTAAACATTATTACATACTCATAAGTACAAACATCACTTCTTTCCAGTTCCAGCTTGGCGAAGCATGTTCTATGAATTGACAGTGATCTTATCCTTTCTTGACATAAATTGATCACTTACTTCTCATGAAGATCTCTGATAAGCTTCTCTTGCTCTTCATTAAAAATGGATCGCCCTCGTCTCTTTGGGGCCTCTTTATTCTGAGAGCCTCTAGATATAGTAGTCCTAAATCAAGTCAATCTAATCAAAGAGCTAGTCTAGGGGAAGCATCTGTGTTCAAATGCAGAGCTAGAAATAAAACAAACCTATCATTATCCTCAGCTTCACTGTCTGAAAGTGACAGTAATATGCTCCTTTTGTCTCTGGCGCCCATGCTCTTCTGAGTATCGCCTTCCCGTTCACCAGAAGATGAATCTCCATTCCTGTTCAAGTTCACACATGAATGGAAATAAATTATCTACTAACACAACATTAATGGACAATTGGACATACACAAGACAAACTTACTTATCACCATCATATGGTTCATGTGGTATATCATAGTCAGCTTCATCATCACCAAGAGAATCTGCTATATTTACTGAACCTCCCCATCCCTTACTTGAACCAACTTCACTACCCTTACTGTAACCATCTCCCTTGAGCTCATTCAGTAGATAATCAGCATCAATGCAGTGGcattccttttttgtcttccaaaAGAGTGTATCAACAAATAACAGTGGCTGTTTTTTCATTGCTCTCACCAACTTCCTTACAATTTTAGAAAGAAAATTTACAATATTTGCATACTCCTTTGAACTCGAAGACTTCTGTTCAGCTAATATATCATAGAAAGTAGTCAGAAGCGATAGCTGCACAAGACAGAGAGTATAATGTCAGACCCCAAGAAAATACAGCCCTGATGAAAAATATATAACAGGAAGCTATTACCTGATATAGCATTGGTGACACATCTAGATCTTCACAGAATCTCCGCAGCATGCATATGATGTAATGGTTTGTTCGAAAGGAGTTAGTCTTATAGTACTTCAACAACCAGCATATATTTTGGACAACAGAATTGTTGGCTAGGCTGGATATTAACCGCGATACGTCAAAATCAACTTCACTTGTAGCTGGGGGGCCATCATCACTTGAAGAATCTGAAGCATCTTCCTCTTCATTAAtggtatttcttttcttttcagcACTGCCTGCAGAAGATGGATCACCTCCAAGCTGTGTGGTACAAGTATCTTCCTCTTCATTAATgggatttcttttcttttcaccACTGCCTGCAGAAGATGGATCACCTCCAAGCTGTGTGGTACAAGTATCTTCCTCTTCATTAATGGGGTTTCTTTTCTTTTCACCACTGCCTGCAGAAGATGGATCACCTCCAAGCTGTGTGGTACAAGTATCATCCTCTTCATTAATGGGATTTCTTTCCTTTTCACCACTGCCTGCAGAAGATGGATCACCTCCAAGCTGTGTTGTGCTCTCCAGATTAACAGCCGTATCCACAATTGTATCTGGCAGATCTGTGCCATCGGAATCAACTTTCACTTGCTCCGAGAGAGTAGGTTCTGCTAGAGGATCCTCACTTCCCAAATCTGGAAGTGAATCAGATGCAGCTTTAGTCCCATCTGTTGGGTCTATATAGCTCTGCTCCACATTCTCTGTTTCAAGTTTGGTACTCTCATGTTTGTCCTCTGACGTCTTCCTTTTTCTGCCCTTTCTTGTCCTTTTCGCAACCTAAATTGAGGGGGTGATTAATAATCATATCAAAAAGGAAGGAGGGTCCGAttgcttcagcatgaagcttgtcaTCTTTACATAAGCAGTTGAAATTTGGTACAATAAAACGTAGTTGCTGAAGAATGACGATCCACACTTGATGTAACTTGTGGTGGACGACACAAGCAAGAATATATTGATGTTGGGACTGAAACCAACATACCCTTAAAGCACCACGTGCTTGAAGCTTCTCCATCAGCTGTAGCATGATATGAACTGTTTCTAGTAAATCCGCAAGAGCACTGATAAAAAACAGACAAGTGAAACAATGGTTGGAAGCATATACAAGTAGAGCGTACATTTAGTTCGTTAAATGAATAAACAAAATATTGTGGACCTCCATTGTGCAGAAATAAACTACATCAAAATCCTTAAATACCCTTTCAAAAAACCATAGGGTGCAGGGTGCAACAACTTGTACATTCATAgatcccacttttatcattagACATCACAAGAGTTGCAACTTACAATGTGCACCCATAAGCTAAATGTTAGAATGTGCACGCACTGGTATTTTCAGGTGCAATGGAGGAAGAAAAACAAATGTGCGCCCGCTGGGCCCAATGTATTCAAGATGTACATTGAACTTTTGTAAAGCAGGGAAACAACTAGAGAacatccctaattttcataatggaAAAATGTTACACGGAGAACTGCTTGAAGTACATGTTGGGAACAAgactattgttctaatggatgtcTATAAGTTGCATATACATGTGGGCATCATTTCTACCAAGCAGACAAGTATGCGCAAATTGCAAAGTAAAGTTTCTATCAAATACATGTCAGCAAAGCATAATAGCGATTCAGTCCCTTTAGCATATTCCAACGCGTCATGTTTAAGCAGTAAATAAATACTGGTACATAACATATTATGAATTTCTGAAAAAGGAACTTTTGTATGAACCTTTTTGGTTGCTTATGAGTATCAAAAGATCTGAACAAGTTCAGGAGAAACTTAGTGAGGCCTCTTTCTGTCTGATCATAGAACAGCTTATACAGTAAAACACGGGCTGTTTGAGATTCCCTTGAATCTTCAGGATGAACTTTTACCACCAAATATATCATGCCAATCTGCAAAGGAAAATTGTTTGGTGTGTGGATTCGGATAAGTCAAAGATAGAGACCATGAAAACATACTAAAGGAACACGCTCAGGGAATTATGAAACTAAGCAAGTTCATATTTCttaagaaaaaaaaaatctcctTTTCAGACTAGCAATGTTTTGTGATTCTCTTTGTAGACCAAGTTTAACAGAGTTCTCAGACAACAAATGATAAATAAAAATAACCAATAGATCCTATATGCAGTTTATGAAGCTTAACAAATTAATATCTGGTTACTAGTTAGGTGCTTGGTAGCTGATACTTGTCATTACCACCAACATTCAGGGAGCAGAAGTTGATAAATAAATCATACTACTTGCTGGTAGTGAAATGGCTTCAAACTTCGCCTAGTTATGGATAAACAGTAAACAAACCACGCTCAAGCCTAGTTTCAATGTCTACTTTTCTTTTTAATCAAGATCAAAGTTGGCAATGCAAATTTGGTTTTGGCACAGCTATCTGAGCAATACTCCAATTTACTTGTTATAAACCTTTTTCAGGAACAGAAACTGAACCAAGCTCAACCAAAACAATGGATCAAATTTTCAAAGTTAAGCCTGGCTGATTTTACTCAGACTtcacttgcttaaagcattactattTTTGTTTGAGAATGTTAATGTCAATGTCAACATAGTGGTATACAAACCGTTCTCAAGCTCATTGGCTAAGAAGAAAAATGGAAGAGATATACAAGATCTACGTATAGTGTCCCTGTCTTAAATGTACGGCATACATATTTGCTTACCATGTTCTTCATTAAGGAGCCAGCAGCTGAAAGAGTTTTGTAATCCTTAGAATGCTTCAGGTCTTCATAGGCATCACGCCACCTCGACAAGACTACATTGAACATGTCTTCATTTAATGTGGCTGCAACAGGTCCACATATGTCACCACGAAACGGCAGATCATCACATTCATTGCCTGGTGAAGTCTCGGACAGCTGGGGCCCAGCACTAGATTTCTGACCAAAAGAATGACACGTCACAAAACAGCGTGACAACAAGATGACAATCACATTTCTGCATGAATGGTTATAATCATGGTATTCTGTCCAATTAAGCTAATGTATTCCCTAAAAAATAGGTAACAGACTAAAAAATCTAACAAAAACAAAAGATAACATAACAAAGTTGTATGTATTGCAAAAAGAAATCGCTGGCGTACAACTTAAATTGCATGCATTGCATTAGTGAAGACAAAACCAACTACATATGAGCAGATATTGGCAATTCCGGTCAACATTGCCTAGGTAATAAGAACATGAAACGCCAAGTAGGTATAGGAAAATGCAGAGCATCACAGCCCATGAGTTCAGTTCCAAACCTGCGCATTTGATGCTTTCTCGTGTTGAAAAGCTAAGACAAAGCAAACGACTTTGAAGAATGTAATGTTATCAGATGTCTCGATAGAATCATGCTGCTTCACGATATCATCACAAACAGACTGCATCAGGACTGAAAAGCACTGTGTTATCTCAAGCTTATAAAAATATGGGATAGTAATAGTTTGGTAAACAGAGCGGTTAAGTTACCATTATATCCTCCAGATAAAAATTGATCCATGAAACTTCTTAGCATTTCCATAATACCCTCCTTTGGTATGTAAAGAAGTTCATTATCCCATGCTATCCTTTTCTGAGGGCCTCTTTGGACATTACGTATTTTCCGGAGGCTATTTGCAGATGACATTGCTGAGCTGGGATTCCCTTTGCACAATGATTTAGACCCATCCTGTAAGATCATGTACAACACAACGATTTATCCACTTATGATGTAGAATCTAAATAACAGCATTAGACTATATGCGCTACCACTGAAAGGCATGTAAAAATTCCATTGAGTGCGTGATTCTCCGCGTTTCGCTGCCTGAACATCCTTTTTTCCCTCTCTTCCTTCTCCATCATCAATCTCAATGAATCAACTGATGTATCAATATCTCCATTGACCTGCTCCTACGAAACATTGAAAGAGTAACATAGTTCTCATTGTAAGTCACAGGAAAGGGGTCATCTAGAGAAATAGATTAATTCGTTTTGAAGAACAGGTATAACCTTTGAGACATCTGTACGAACTTTGGCGATCAATTCTGGGTCCCGGCCCAAGAAAAGATAATGAAAGATTTCCAACAAAAGAAGGTTTTCATGCTTGAGATAACCAGAGGGCTCATCAATATGTTGAGCTAGCACTAAGATTAGGTCCATCATATTTTCTTTAAACATGAGCTCTAAAAAGCTGTCAGCCAGGTACAATAACTGGGTAGCTTCCCCAGATGCCTTCTGAGGCAATGTGATTTCTTGAATGGCCAAGACGTTGCGGAATAAAGTAAGCACCAGCTGTACTAGCTTCCAGTCATCTTCCGCGAATGAAGTTCTGATTGCCATTGAAAAGTAATTCATGAACGTTGAACTTACTAGAGCAAAGGAAACATGGTGTAATTGAACTAGTAAATCAATGTGAACAGGACGGAATGAGAATTGACAGAACATGCATGCTATTTGCACAACTGGCCtttatgcaacaaaacagaaaaggatAAATATAATATATTTTAAGGAATAAGTATAGTAGTCTTTTGGGCATTATTTACACTTTAATGGGTACATCAAATACCTTATGTTTGGTCGCAGTTTtgataaaaagaaagaaaaaaaaacaggtgcatatttatttttgtttcaCGAGCATAGTCCAGTGCAGATGAAGATAGTAGCTAGCATCAAATTGACATGCAGATCAGGCATAATCATCTTGCTCATGTGCCAATGACATTGATAAATTATAACTTACAAACATATTACAGCATGATAAAAGCATGACCTCATCTGATACACAAGTGGAACCGAAAGTAGCAACGGAAGTGAATTCACCTTTCCAGATGATCCAATGGGTCCTCAAGAAGAGACACAATCACTGCGATTGCAACATTCCGTGTCAGTGCAGCCTTCAAATCCCACAGATACTCTATCTGTTGAGCAACATCCTCTGACAAAGGATCGACAGGCATGGTAAGGAATACCAGCACTTTCACttcaaaaaaaaaggaaggaaaacAATAAGCCTTGTAATGTCGCATCAGTTAATCCAATTAAAAGCACAACATGTAGCTATATAAAGGGTAAGAGACAAATATTACAGTGATAGAACTTGATACAAACTCAATTCCAGATGAATTACAAGTAAATAAAACTTTGACCCTTAACATATATTTAGGTCTTCAGGGTCAAAACATGGCACGAAGGAGCGTGCATTCTTATCAGACTACCATATCCTAATCTATAAGACTGAATTACACCCATAACAATTTCTTATAGATTTTACCAAAATGTTATGACCGTAAGTAATGATCAAGTTTCTCAAGAGATTAATGCTCAAAGATTTATGGCGGAAGTTTGCTAAAAAGAATCACCACGGAGATCATTCTAGTGGCTACAACAATGTATATTTGCGAACATAGGGAGTAGAGCCTGGGACCTTCCATGCATAACAAAGTTCAAAACCATTGCATATTTGTCAATGTAGGGAGAGCAGGGATCATGATCTTCAGTCTGGTTAACAAACTCTTCCATGTAACCAAGTACTCCTGAAGTTCAAAACTACAGACTGATAACCTCAGATAAGAAAAACTGCCCACTGAAAATTAGATAGCGGATACTGTTATTTAGCAAACGGATCCGAACTGACAGCCACTACTTGTTTTTGTTTAGCAATATATAAGTTGTACAACAGAACTGCACAGATATGCACGATAGGAGAAATGATGACCTGGTTATGGAATGTGCAAATTCGCTTCCAAGAATCGAGGCAGCAAAATGTGGACAGTTTCAGAGGCTCCTCTACCCTCAAAATCAGTTCTTTTAATCTAATCTAATTGCACTAGAGTTTCAGATCTTGTGTGGGCTCCGTCCGTGCAGAGCATCACGACAATTTCAGAGTTTCAGGAAGGAGGGGGGATAAAAAGTGTACCTGCCGTGATGACGAGGTTGCGGTCGGATTGGTAGTTCTCGATGATGGGCACCAGATCCCTGGACGCGATCTTCCACTTGCAGACCTGCTTGAAGACCTCCCGCCGCTCCGGGTCGTCCCGCCGCAGCAGCCTCTGCAGATCCTTCAGGTTGTCTGCAGAAAACAGAAACGCGCGCGCAGCGGAGGTCAGCGAACACCGAACGGCCGGAGGCGAACGGAAGGGAGGAGGGGCGTACCGAGGCAGTGTTCGCCCTTGACGTAGCCGACGGCGGccccgtcgtcgtcctcctccgcgGCCCCGAGGCCGGCGCAGGTGAGCGAGAGCATCGCCGAGTCCATGCCGCTCCGCTAGGGCCGGTGCGTGGAggcggggtgggggtggggtggggggaggAGAGGTGGATCCAGCGGAGCGGGACGGAAGGGAAGCGGTGTGGAGAAGACGATGAGATTTGGGGTGATTTTTGCCGCCGCCGCGCGCCATTCCTACGGGGGTTTCCCGCGCTTTTGTCTCCGCTCGGTGGGCCGTCACTGGCCCCTCGCTCTCCCTCCCTCCGTCCAGTGGGCCTCTCACCTGCCCATTCGGCCCGACTAAGTGGATCACCCAGCAATTACGGCCCGACTGCTGagtgaaaaaaagaagaagaaagaaggaaaaaaaaggtAAGGATCAGACCGGAGCAAAGCCGGAGGAGAAGAAGGCAGCGACCGAGCGACCATGTCCATGGCGGTGCCGAGCTCGCTCCGCGCCCTGGCTGCCCCAGCCCTCCGCCCCCACCCTCTCATGAGGAGCGGGGCCGCGCGCCCGTCGCCGCCGCACGGAGCCGCGCGGGGGATGATGTTGATGGCCCGGCGGAGGGGCGtggcggctgcggcggcggcggtggcggcggacgcGGAGTGGCTGGAGCGGctgccggagaagaagaagccgCTGTACGCGCACAGCCTGCCGTGCATCGAGGCGTGGCTGCGCAGCGTCGGGTTCGCGCAGTCCCGCGAGGACCGCGCCGTCTGGGTCGCCGAGACGCCGCTCTGGCACGCCCGCCTCAGCCTCGACGTCACCGACCTCCACATCAGGTAACCCGCCCGCCCACGCCGGCCGCCGCGCCGCTCTTCTGTAGAAAAAAAAAATCTCTCCGACTGAAGAGGAATTGGAGAGCGCTGTGCATTGATTCGGCTTCAGACAGTTCTTGCTCCTGCTTCGGCTGAAAAATTCGATGATGCCAGTGTGTTCTTGCAGCTTAGTTAGCCGAATAGACATGTCAGAATGCTCAACAGTTCATCATTTTTATCATCCCAAGCCAAAGGATTATTGTTCAGCTAGCTCGACAAATACTACACTGATAACCAAGCTGACAGTGCGATTACTGCTCTTTTAGTCAGAAACAAATGGCCTGCACTTCTCAGATCATACTACTATTGACTTCATAATTTAGCACCCCTGACCACCTGAATTCCAAGATCAAGCCGCATCCTCATAACACCAAATGCAATGCTTCCAGTGTGTTCTTGCGGCGTAGTTAGCCcagtgtagcaactactccctccgttcctaaatatacctctttaaagaggttttattagtggactacatacggatgtatatagacatactttagagtatagattcactcattttgcttcgtatgtagacttttagtaaaatatcttaaaagacttatatttaggaacgaagggagtagtaatCGGCACGTCACATTGCTCAACAGTTGGTTGTCTTCATTTTCCCCAAGGATTGTGGTGGATCTGCAAATCCTCCACTGCTAACCACGCTGCGAATGCAAATACTACTGTTGTTTTAAATAGAGATGTCATTCTATTCTACCCTCACCAGAACATACTGACTCTTTTATAATTTAGCACATGGCTACCTGAATTTTTCTAAGATCGAACCTACAACCTAACGGCACTAGAAAGCATGAGATTCTTTGCTGATCGGCTGAATCATTATTTGCCAAGAAACTGATTATTAATCACTGAACCCTACTATCTTGAATCAACCTAATATCAGATACCTGAAGAGCGGCCCCGGGAACCTGGAGAAGGACATGGAGAGGAGGTTCAGCTACGCCCTGAGCAGAGAAGACATCGAGAACGCCATCCTCGGCGGACCTTGATAATCAATCCCCATCCATCACCCAGCTCGATCAAAACTAGGACCCTCTGTCCAAGCACGACCACTCCATGCAAAATCCATTGTTCAAGTCTAATGTAATGTCGGAATTCAGTCATGTGACACTAATTTCAACGTGGTTAATCAACACAAGCGAGATGTCAGCATTCAGTGCCAGTGTCGCCTCTGTTTTCAAGCAGACTTGTACAGACATTTTCTCTTCTAAGAAAACATTTTGTctggatttctttttcttcttctttttttgagcTGCATTTTCTCTGGATTTCTGTTGATAACACCATAGTCAGATGTTTGATGTCAGTTTGTTTTCTGCATCCAAGATGCAATGGATTTGTAAGATTGACCTGCAAAAATGAGTGTAGCGTTCTGCGGTAGAAGTAGAAGCAACTGTCGGTCTACTTTGAGTCCTAGCCGATTGGGCAGTACTAGTAGTAGGAGGTGACTcacctttgtttttattttatttttttattcgaTCTTTTTTTATTTGATTTTTGTATTCAATCTTATTTTaattgatgatgaggaggaataGTGGTGGCTCAGCTGGTCCAGTCGAATCAAGCCAGCACGCCACGCATGCCCATCCGTCAGGTCTGTCAGAGGATAAGCGGGCTATCCTTCTAGCCCCGCGTGAGCTGGCACCCAGTCACCGGCTTCTCCCACCCACCCCTCCACACGACGCGGGCCACGTGGCCCACCAATCAGCCGTGGCCGGGACGCTATGCGAGGCGCACATGGGCGGGGGCGCACACGTGGTGCGAAAGCCCGCTCCGGCGGGGCCCGCCGCGGAGGAAGCGGCCACCACGTCACCTGCATGACCGGGACGCCGCGCTGGCCGTCGGGGCGCGCGCGCGGCGACGCGTAGCCCGGCGGCGCGGCCGACACGTGGGCGCGTGGCGCGCGGCGGGTGGTGCGTGGTGACGCGGGATCGGACGTGCGGGCCCCGCCCCCACCCGCCGTTGGCCCAGCTCACCGATCCACTTGCACCGTcgcccatcccgcgatcccaggCTAACTGCACCCCCAAGAACGCACACGGCCGGGCGCTAGTTCGATTTGGTTGTCAAAAAACCGCAATCTTCGTTGGCCGCTCGGAAAATTAGCGATAAGGTTGGGTTGAGCTATCCAAAAACATTTGATTGAACATTTCTGCTCATTACGCCTTTTGTTTAATCTAACATGATCCCAAAAAAAAAATTCTTTATTTTCACAGAAAACTTTACTGATTCAAATGTGTGTCAAGTTTTGCTTGACATGTCACTTTAATGGACAATCCACCCTACTTTTTTAGGGGTGCGGTACTTTcttatataaataaagaatgtggAAACACTTTTTTTAACTTCTGCACATCTATTAAGTGTGTGATTTTTACTTAAGTGGGTCAGAATTAATAGCGTGATTTGAGTCGATGTGTGTTTAAATTATGTATAACTACATGATATCACGTG encodes:
- the LOC123450975 gene encoding protein timeless homolog isoform X7, with the protein product MDSAMLSLTCAGLGAAEEDDDGAAVGYVKGEHCLDNLKDLQRLLRRDDPERREVFKQVCKWKIASRDLVPIIENYQSDRNLVITAVKVLVFLTMPVDPLSEDVAQQIEYLWDLKAALTRNVAIAVIVSLLEDPLDHLERTSFAEDDWKLVQLVLTLFRNVLAIQEITLPQKASGEATQLLYLADSFLELMFKENMMDLILVLAQHIDEPSGYLKHENLLLLEIFHYLFLGRDPELIAKVRTDVSKEQVNGDIDTSVDSLRLMMEKEEREKRMFRQRNAENHALNGIFTCLSVDGSKSLCKGNPSSAMSSANSLRKIRNVQRGPQKRIAWDNELLYIPKEGIMEMLRSFMDQFLSGGYNVLMQSVCDDIVKQHDSIETSDNITFFKVVCFVLAFQHEKASNAQKSSAGPQLSETSPGNECDDLPFRGDICGPVAATLNEDMFNVVLSRWRDAYEDLKHSKDYKTLSAAGSLMKNMIGMIYLVVKVHPEDSRESQTARVLLYKLFYDQTERGLTKFLLNLFRSFDTHKQPKSALADLLETVHIMLQLMEKLQARGALRVAKRTRKGRKRKTSEDKHESTKLETENVEQSYIDPTDGTKAASDSLPDLGSEDPLAEPTLSEQVKVDSDGTDLPDTIVDTAVNLESTTQLGGDPSSAGSGEKERNPINEEDDTCTTQLGGDPSSAGSGEKKRNPINEEEDTCTTQLGGDPSSAGSGEKKRNPINEEEDTCTTQLGGDPSSAGSAEKKRNTINEEEDASDSSSDDGPPATSEVDFDVSRLISSLANNSVVQNICWLLKYYKTNSFRTNHYIICMLRRFCEDLDVSPMLYQLSLLTTFYDILAEQKSSSSKEYANIVNFLSKIVRKLVRAMKKQPLLFVDTLFWKTKKECHCIDADYLLNELKGDGYSKGSEVGSSKGWGGSVNIADSLGDDEADYDIPHEPYDGDKNGDSSSGEREGDTQKSMGARDKRSILLSLSDSEAEDNDRTTISRGSQNKEAPKRRGRSIFNEEQEKLIRDLHEKYKDDRKCSHLIAEALDPSGKISSAQISRKLTQLGLRNVTRRTKVPEASLSAEGLVAQPQNDMLDDPQPESTRRRRKRLHRLSSKDDNNDNHPVSSDEETLQALKARTKNKEPPSVDLSRSKSRHQEAPQGTYSDDETIGSLLSRGKKKRLSISDVTENKQEHLDSSKNIAPGVETIGSNVITKNKELPSVDLVPSISQHQETSQGTDSDDETIGSLLSRGKKKRLSTSDITENKQEHLDSSKNTGPGVEAIGSNIIPESKELASVDLPPSISQHQEASQGTDSDDEIIGSLLRGKKRRLSSTSDVTENKQEHQESSKNIGPGVETTSSNVMDAPLHPELNPSNDNGGDAGEAVLLDDFSEPELDGSEDAEQRIVDDKDMSESGDMTGSNASQKAGSKRRLRMVLDDDDDE